A single Parabacteroides timonensis DNA region contains:
- a CDS encoding RagB/SusD family nutrient uptake outer membrane protein, with protein MKRQSIIILSLAAGAFCFTACNDFLDREPLSSVTSEHYLNTEAELASFGAAQYDALPAHKPGEYNIGVFKTDNNSDNQCAAKEEDNFVPGERRVPTSGEWDFKKIRDCNYFLETVLPKYEEGKISGTDANIRHYIGEMYFFRAFQYFTFMKKYGDFPIVDKVLSDDYTELAEANQRRPQNEVARFILKDLDTAAEMMKATAPESNRLTKYVALLLKSRVALYEGTWLKYHAGTDRVPGGPGWPGANASYLKDFNIDLNSEINFFLSEAKSSAQIVADAFPLEDYSSMFNSVDLSDKKEVLLWRRYDIDLKVFHYVVSYLQTVDVGGNGSGNSGYTRSLVESVLMKNGLPIYASGSGYKGDKTLEDVTANRDNRFRESISIPGDPINNRNNFIRPGLTINTETKNTTGYCIRKGLNQDASMGPTLPGNTGCVIFRAAEAYLNYIEANYVLDHNLDAKSTAYWKALRDRAQVDNDFQKTISATDLSKENDLAVYSGDNTVDATLYNIRRERRIEFIAEGLRLDDLYRWRSLDKMKNYQVEGFNLWDENYKLYDAGELKPEGEADEPNVSSRANKYIRPYQIHKNNKAFNGYTFMQAHYLAPIAYDVIRLSTPDKGGDIGTAYIYQNPGWDVQAGSSALK; from the coding sequence ATGAAAAGACAATCAATCATTATATTATCTCTTGCTGCAGGAGCTTTCTGTTTTACTGCATGTAACGATTTCCTGGACAGAGAACCGCTATCCTCCGTCACATCGGAACACTATCTGAACACGGAAGCCGAGTTGGCCAGCTTCGGTGCCGCTCAATATGACGCCCTTCCCGCCCATAAGCCGGGAGAATACAACATCGGTGTTTTCAAAACAGACAACAACAGCGACAATCAATGTGCGGCTAAAGAAGAAGATAACTTCGTCCCCGGTGAACGTCGTGTACCGACCAGTGGCGAATGGGATTTCAAAAAGATCCGTGACTGTAATTATTTCCTTGAAACCGTGTTACCTAAATACGAAGAAGGTAAGATCAGCGGTACGGATGCCAATATCCGCCATTACATCGGTGAAATGTATTTTTTCCGTGCTTTCCAATATTTCACTTTCATGAAGAAATACGGCGATTTTCCAATAGTAGACAAAGTACTTTCGGATGATTATACAGAACTGGCCGAAGCTAACCAGCGCCGTCCGCAAAATGAGGTTGCCCGTTTCATTCTGAAAGATCTGGACACAGCCGCCGAAATGATGAAAGCAACAGCCCCCGAATCAAACCGTCTGACAAAATACGTAGCGCTACTGCTTAAATCGAGAGTAGCTCTCTACGAAGGAACCTGGTTAAAATATCATGCAGGAACCGACCGTGTCCCCGGCGGACCAGGGTGGCCGGGAGCGAATGCCAGCTACCTGAAAGACTTCAACATCGACCTGAATTCAGAAATAAACTTCTTCCTCTCGGAAGCAAAAAGCTCCGCACAAATCGTAGCCGATGCATTCCCTCTGGAAGACTATTCAAGTATGTTTAATAGTGTCGACCTGTCAGACAAGAAAGAAGTATTACTTTGGAGACGCTATGACATCGACCTGAAAGTATTCCATTATGTAGTATCCTACCTGCAGACAGTAGACGTAGGCGGTAATGGCAGCGGCAATAGCGGATACACCCGTTCACTGGTTGAAAGTGTATTAATGAAAAACGGTTTACCTATTTATGCCTCCGGATCCGGCTACAAAGGCGATAAAACGCTGGAAGATGTTACAGCAAATCGTGACAACCGTTTCCGCGAATCCATCAGTATCCCGGGTGACCCGATCAATAATCGTAACAACTTTATCCGTCCGGGGCTCACGATCAATACAGAAACTAAAAATACAACCGGCTATTGCATCCGTAAAGGATTGAATCAGGATGCCAGCATGGGGCCGACGTTACCGGGTAACACAGGATGCGTAATCTTCCGTGCTGCAGAAGCTTACCTGAATTATATCGAAGCCAATTATGTACTCGATCATAACCTGGATGCTAAAAGTACTGCTTACTGGAAAGCTCTGCGCGACCGCGCCCAGGTAGATAACGATTTCCAGAAAACGATCTCGGCAACCGACCTGTCAAAAGAGAATGACCTTGCTGTTTATTCCGGTGATAATACGGTAGACGCTACTTTATATAATATCCGCCGTGAAAGACGCATCGAATTCATTGCAGAAGGTCTGCGCCTGGACGATTTATACCGCTGGAGGTCACTCGATAAGATGAAAAATTACCAGGTAGAAGGCTTCAATCTTTGGGATGAAAACTACAAACTGTACGATGCAGGAGAGCTGAAACCCGAAGGCGAAGCCGACGAACCGAACGTATCCAGCCGGGCAAATAAATATATCCGCCCGTACCAGATACACAAGAACAACAAGGCATTCAACGGATATACTTTCATGCAGGCTCATTACCTGGCCCCTATTGCTTACGACGTGATCCGTCTGAGTACGCCGGATAAGGGTGGCGATATCGGTACTGCGTACATTTATCAGAACCCGGGTTGGGATGTACAAGCAGGATCAAGCGCGTTGAAGTAA
- a CDS encoding sulfatase family protein: MKHLPEQILLITSCLFCNQLQAKEKADTPNLVFIMADQWRGQAIGYLGVEPVQTPNLDKLAAEGVHFTDAISSYPVSSPARGMLMTGRYPIGSKVTGNCNSDNTPYHVELPTSARCWSDVLKDQGYELGYIGKWHLDAPYQPYIETNNNKGKIAWNEWCPKDRRHGFSHWIAYGTYDYHLKPMYWNTDASREEFYFVDQWGPEYETDRAIDYIANQDNKLRDGDKPFALVVSMNPPHTGYDLVPDKYKEVYRNVDVESLCNSPIIAPKGTEYGDFYRQSVLDYYACMTGVDDQIGRIIRALKERDLFDNTIVVFTSDHGDSMGMHDHIGKNIYYEEAMRVPMILTWPEKIAPRRDSTLMIGFADLYPSLLSLMGFREEIPAEVETFDLSASILSPDNVQEVIQPYYQVSSENLTTGYRGFRTKKYTFAVHATNGQTDEWILFDREQDPYQLNNIASDQPELIKQFASQLKDWLKKTNDPFINCL, from the coding sequence ATGAAACATCTCCCTGAACAGATATTATTAATTACTTCCTGCCTGTTTTGCAACCAGTTGCAGGCAAAGGAAAAGGCTGATACACCCAATCTCGTCTTCATCATGGCCGACCAATGGCGCGGCCAGGCAATCGGTTATCTGGGTGTAGAACCCGTACAGACTCCCAATCTGGATAAGTTAGCTGCCGAAGGCGTACATTTTACGGATGCGATCAGCAGCTATCCTGTATCTTCGCCCGCCCGTGGAATGCTGATGACAGGCAGGTATCCGATCGGCAGCAAGGTTACGGGTAACTGTAATTCGGATAATACACCTTATCATGTCGAACTGCCCACCTCGGCTCGTTGCTGGTCGGACGTCCTGAAAGATCAGGGATATGAATTGGGATACATCGGCAAATGGCATCTGGATGCCCCTTACCAACCTTACATCGAAACAAATAACAACAAAGGAAAAATAGCCTGGAACGAATGGTGTCCCAAGGACCGTCGTCACGGCTTCAGTCACTGGATCGCCTACGGCACCTACGATTATCACCTGAAGCCTATGTACTGGAATACGGATGCCAGCCGCGAGGAATTCTATTTCGTAGACCAATGGGGACCGGAATACGAAACCGACCGGGCCATCGACTATATCGCCAATCAAGATAATAAACTCCGCGACGGGGATAAACCCTTCGCCCTGGTCGTATCCATGAACCCGCCTCACACCGGTTACGACCTGGTTCCCGACAAATACAAAGAAGTATATCGGAATGTAGATGTCGAATCACTATGCAACTCTCCCATCATCGCACCGAAAGGAACGGAATACGGTGATTTCTACCGGCAAAGCGTATTGGATTATTATGCCTGCATGACCGGCGTCGACGACCAGATCGGCCGCATTATCCGTGCACTGAAAGAGCGGGATCTCTTCGACAATACTATCGTGGTATTCACCTCCGATCATGGCGACAGCATGGGGATGCACGATCATATCGGAAAGAATATTTACTACGAGGAAGCCATGCGTGTCCCGATGATACTTACCTGGCCGGAGAAGATCGCACCGCGCCGGGACTCGACACTGATGATCGGTTTTGCCGATCTCTATCCTTCACTATTGTCGTTAATGGGCTTCAGGGAAGAGATACCTGCCGAAGTGGAAACATTCGACCTGTCTGCTTCCATCCTTTCTCCCGACAACGTCCAGGAGGTAATACAGCCTTATTATCAAGTCTCCTCTGAAAATTTAACGACTGGCTACAGAGGTTTCCGGACAAAAAAATATACATTTGCAGTACACGCTACAAACGGCCAGACTGACGAGTGGATACTGTTCGACCGCGAGCAAGACCCGTACCAACTAAACAATATTGCATCCGATCAGCCGGAATTGATTAAACAGTTTGCCAGCCAGTTAAAAGACTGGTTGAAAAAGACAAACGATCCTTTTATAAACTGTCTGTAA
- a CDS encoding alpha-L-fucosidase: protein MGQQTEIPRPAPHQLKWHESEMGVVFHYDLHVFDGIKYGQGNNRVQPIEDYNIFNPTQLNTDQWVQAAKAAGAKFAVLTATHETGFAIYQSDVNPYCLKALKWRDGKGDIIRDFVNSCRKYDIMPGIYVGIRWNSLFGVHNFKVQGEGEFAANRQQWYKHFCERMVEELCSRYGDLFMIWFDGGADDPKGDGPDVLPIVTKYQPECLFYHNVDRADFRWGGSESGTVGYPCWSSFPYPYSHSNNTEGSRNHNDLLKHGDQDGAYWVPAMADTPLRGMNGRHEWFWEPDDENTVYPVDSLMNMYYKSVGRNATLIVGLTPDTTGLIPAGDVQRLKEWGDEINRRFSSPITSASGQKKSLTLKLGKPQVVNHCIIQENIANGERIRRYKVEAKVNGKWQTVCEGESVGHKRIEQFPAVEASALRLTVSQSVAQPDIRNFSVYNVK from the coding sequence ATGGGACAACAAACGGAGATACCTCGCCCGGCACCTCACCAGTTGAAGTGGCACGAATCGGAAATGGGTGTCGTCTTCCATTATGACCTCCATGTCTTCGACGGCATTAAATACGGTCAAGGTAACAACCGCGTCCAGCCGATAGAGGATTATAATATCTTCAATCCGACTCAACTGAATACCGATCAATGGGTACAGGCTGCCAAAGCGGCGGGAGCCAAGTTCGCCGTACTGACGGCAACGCATGAGACAGGTTTCGCCATTTACCAGAGCGATGTCAATCCGTATTGTCTGAAAGCGTTGAAATGGCGCGACGGCAAAGGGGATATCATCCGCGACTTCGTCAATTCATGTAGAAAATACGATATAATGCCCGGCATCTATGTCGGCATCCGATGGAATTCACTTTTTGGCGTTCATAATTTCAAGGTACAGGGGGAAGGAGAGTTTGCCGCCAACCGTCAACAATGGTATAAACATTTCTGCGAGCGCATGGTGGAAGAACTGTGCAGCCGCTACGGTGATTTGTTTATGATCTGGTTTGACGGTGGCGCAGACGATCCGAAAGGCGACGGGCCGGATGTATTGCCCATCGTCACCAAGTACCAGCCTGAATGCCTTTTCTATCATAATGTAGACCGGGCGGACTTCCGTTGGGGCGGTTCCGAGTCGGGTACGGTCGGTTATCCCTGCTGGTCCTCTTTCCCCTACCCTTACTCACACAGTAACAACACGGAAGGAAGCCGCAACCACAACGATCTATTGAAACATGGTGACCAGGACGGTGCATACTGGGTTCCGGCTATGGCAGACACCCCGCTGCGTGGCATGAACGGGCGGCATGAATGGTTCTGGGAGCCGGACGACGAGAATACCGTCTATCCGGTAGACAGCCTGATGAACATGTATTACAAGTCGGTCGGAAGGAATGCCACATTGATCGTCGGCTTGACTCCCGATACGACCGGACTGATCCCTGCCGGCGATGTGCAACGGTTGAAAGAATGGGGCGACGAGATCAACCGCCGTTTCTCCTCTCCTATAACCTCTGCATCGGGACAAAAGAAAAGCCTGACACTGAAACTGGGCAAACCGCAGGTTGTCAACCATTGCATCATCCAGGAGAATATCGCTAATGGCGAACGTATCCGCCGGTATAAAGTAGAAGCCAAAGTAAACGGTAAATGGCAAACCGTCTGCGAGGGCGAGTCGGTCGGACATAAACGTATCGAGCAATTCCCGGCAGTCGAAGCATCAGCTCTACGCCTGACGGTCTCTCAATCGGTGGCACAACCGGATATACGCAACTTCAGTGTCTATAACGTTAAATAG
- a CDS encoding Sip1-related alpha-galactosidase produces MKNNKAYLLSILLGSAIISTSMKGQTSFTYEKGKMFNDITAVQMDKAVNIEELQSPVFYEKNIPAKQQTIAYRVTIPAYKQGIFFSRDSRPGDYQWPNNTNRLLPWVFNRLEDLTKDDYPGIPSNGAPSVSGDALLLKLSDGQFLHAKAVAAENSISWFQVNKDGSLTVYLSTLGTDCLPSKAPVLLVEKGPTTYEAIRKAYAALIDNKKVSALRKRTDKDYFEAFKYLGWCSWEHYHYDIDETKMLNDLDGIEASGLPIRYVLIDDGHLANKDRQLTSFIPDKERFPNGWKNIMARKKDNKVKWIGLWYNFCGYWLGISPENNFSEKVKQSLYLYNGSMLPGTSKKNIDTFYQYYVGTLKDYGFDFLKIDNQSFLLPLYMGNTEVIRQAKACNLALEEQTHNQQVGLMNCMAQNILNIDHTLYSSVTRVSIDYKKYDENMAKSHLFQSYTNTLLQGQTVWPDHDMFHSCDTICGSLMARSKALSGGPVYLSDSPADFIKENILPLIDEEGKLFRPEAPAIPTPESVITNPLQDGKAYRVFAPTGDEAVSLICYNLNTSPRYHNVQAMISKADYLLRETMTEKASPNDQQIILYDWAKQAATELTTDKQITLEGFTDQLYHLCPVANGWAVIGVQEKFLSPSTVRILTRNDKQLTLDVLCPGIVKVWVESGNKQELRSIPVSAPGKITIDK; encoded by the coding sequence ATGAAAAACAACAAAGCATATCTACTTTCCATATTACTTGGAAGTGCAATCATCAGTACCAGTATGAAAGGACAAACTTCTTTTACTTACGAAAAAGGAAAGATGTTCAACGATATAACTGCCGTACAGATGGATAAAGCAGTAAATATAGAAGAACTGCAATCCCCCGTATTCTACGAAAAGAACATACCGGCAAAACAACAAACCATTGCCTACCGAGTAACGATCCCGGCATATAAACAAGGTATCTTCTTCAGCCGTGACTCCCGTCCGGGCGATTATCAATGGCCAAATAACACCAACCGGTTGTTACCGTGGGTGTTCAACCGATTGGAAGACCTGACAAAAGATGATTATCCTGGTATTCCTTCCAACGGGGCACCTTCCGTATCAGGCGATGCATTACTACTGAAATTATCCGACGGACAATTCCTGCATGCCAAAGCGGTAGCCGCCGAAAACAGTATCAGCTGGTTTCAGGTAAATAAAGACGGTTCACTCACCGTCTATCTTTCTACTTTGGGAACAGACTGTCTACCATCAAAAGCACCTGTTTTACTGGTCGAAAAAGGTCCGACGACTTATGAAGCCATCCGGAAAGCTTACGCCGCATTAATAGATAATAAAAAGGTATCTGCACTCCGGAAAAGAACAGACAAAGACTATTTCGAGGCCTTTAAATATCTGGGATGGTGCTCATGGGAACACTACCATTATGATATAGACGAAACCAAAATGCTGAATGACCTCGATGGCATCGAAGCGTCCGGTCTTCCCATCCGTTACGTATTGATAGATGACGGTCATTTGGCTAATAAAGATCGTCAACTTACCAGTTTTATTCCGGATAAGGAGAGATTTCCTAACGGATGGAAGAATATCATGGCACGGAAAAAAGACAACAAGGTCAAATGGATAGGACTATGGTATAATTTCTGCGGTTATTGGTTAGGCATATCTCCGGAAAATAACTTTTCGGAAAAGGTAAAACAATCACTCTATCTTTACAACGGCAGTATGCTTCCGGGGACAAGTAAAAAGAATATAGATACATTCTACCAATATTATGTCGGAACATTGAAAGACTATGGCTTCGACTTCCTTAAAATAGATAACCAGTCGTTCCTGTTGCCCCTTTACATGGGAAATACGGAAGTTATACGACAGGCCAAAGCATGTAACCTGGCATTGGAAGAGCAAACGCACAATCAACAAGTCGGCCTGATGAACTGTATGGCACAGAATATCCTGAACATCGACCATACATTATATAGTAGTGTAACCCGTGTCAGCATCGATTACAAGAAATATGACGAGAACATGGCGAAATCGCATCTGTTCCAGTCTTATACCAATACGTTATTGCAAGGGCAGACCGTATGGCCCGACCATGATATGTTCCATTCCTGCGATACCATCTGCGGAAGTCTGATGGCCCGGTCGAAAGCCCTGTCCGGCGGTCCGGTTTATCTGTCGGACTCTCCCGCTGATTTTATCAAAGAAAACATATTGCCACTAATCGATGAGGAAGGAAAGCTTTTCCGTCCCGAGGCTCCTGCCATACCGACACCCGAATCGGTTATCACGAACCCGCTGCAGGACGGCAAAGCTTACCGGGTATTTGCCCCTACCGGTGATGAAGCCGTATCGCTGATATGCTATAACCTGAACACCTCTCCCCGGTATCATAACGTGCAAGCGATGATCAGTAAAGCCGATTATCTGCTACGTGAGACGATGACGGAGAAAGCAAGCCCCAATGATCAACAGATCATCCTTTATGACTGGGCTAAACAGGCTGCCACCGAACTGACTACGGATAAACAAATCACATTGGAAGGTTTCACCGACCAACTGTACCATCTCTGCCCTGTTGCCAACGGTTGGGCGGTCATCGGTGTACAGGAAAAATTCCTTTCGCCGTCGACAGTCCGCATCCTTACCCGTAATGACAAACAACTCACGCTGGATGTCCTCTGTCCGGGTATCGTCAAAGTATGGGTAGAATCAGGAAATAAACAGGAACTGCGGAGCATCCCGGTATCTGCTCCGGGAAAAATAACAATCGATAAATAA
- a CDS encoding sulfatase has product MNKRLFFSLAAIPLLGTTGQAEAAKPQDRPNIILFLVDDMGWQDTSLPFWKEKTHYNEIYETPNMERLARQGMMFTQAYASSISSPSRCSLYTGMNAGRHRVTNWTYPKNASTDRKSDVLELPDWNVNGICEVPGIEHTYQVTSMAQILKDNGYHTIHCGKAHWGALDTPGENPYHFGFEVNIAGHAGGGLASYLGEANFGNRTDGKPSPWFAVPGLDEYWGKDIFITEALTQKAMKALDKAQQYDQPFFLYMSHYAIHVPIDKDMRFYQKYVDKGLGEKEAAYAALIEGMDKSLGDIMDYLEKNNLADNTIILFMSDNGGLAAEPEWRDGVPHTQNSPLNSGKGSAYEGGVREPMIVSWPGKVQPQTKTDKYLIIEDFFPTILEMAGIKKYKTIQPVDGVSFMPLLTNTGDPSKGRSLYWNFPNLWGNTGPGIGATCTIRQGDWKLIYYYETGKKELFNIPDDIGEKNDLSATHPKLVKKLSKDLGKQLRKMDAQRPSFKATGKPCPWPDEI; this is encoded by the coding sequence ATGAACAAGAGACTATTCTTTTCCCTGGCTGCAATTCCCTTACTGGGAACAACAGGACAAGCCGAAGCGGCAAAACCGCAGGACCGGCCGAATATTATTCTCTTTTTAGTAGATGATATGGGCTGGCAGGATACTTCCCTCCCCTTCTGGAAGGAAAAGACACATTACAACGAAATATATGAAACGCCCAATATGGAACGTCTCGCCCGCCAGGGAATGATGTTCACCCAGGCGTATGCTTCCAGTATCAGTTCGCCGAGCCGTTGCAGCCTCTACACCGGTATGAATGCCGGCCGTCACCGGGTAACGAACTGGACCTATCCGAAGAATGCCTCCACCGACCGTAAAAGCGATGTACTGGAATTACCGGACTGGAATGTGAACGGTATCTGCGAAGTTCCCGGCATCGAACATACCTACCAGGTCACTTCTATGGCCCAAATACTGAAAGATAACGGTTATCATACTATCCACTGCGGGAAGGCACATTGGGGAGCTCTCGATACACCGGGAGAGAACCCGTATCATTTTGGCTTTGAAGTGAATATTGCAGGACATGCCGGTGGCGGACTGGCAAGCTATCTGGGAGAAGCCAATTTCGGTAACCGGACAGACGGCAAACCGAGTCCCTGGTTCGCTGTTCCCGGACTGGATGAGTATTGGGGAAAAGATATCTTCATCACGGAAGCCTTAACCCAGAAAGCCATGAAAGCATTGGATAAGGCACAACAATACGACCAGCCGTTCTTCCTGTATATGTCACATTACGCCATCCACGTCCCGATCGACAAGGACATGCGTTTCTACCAGAAGTATGTTGATAAAGGGCTAGGAGAGAAAGAGGCTGCTTATGCCGCCCTGATCGAAGGAATGGATAAGAGCCTGGGAGATATCATGGATTACCTGGAGAAGAATAACCTGGCAGATAATACCATCATCCTTTTCATGTCGGATAACGGCGGACTTGCTGCCGAACCGGAATGGCGTGACGGTGTCCCCCATACCCAGAACTCTCCGCTGAACAGCGGTAAAGGTTCTGCCTATGAAGGCGGTGTCCGCGAACCGATGATCGTCAGCTGGCCGGGAAAAGTACAGCCGCAAACCAAGACTGACAAATATCTCATCATCGAAGACTTCTTCCCTACCATCCTTGAAATGGCAGGCATAAAGAAATACAAAACGATCCAGCCTGTCGACGGTGTCAGCTTCATGCCGTTACTGACCAACACCGGCGATCCTTCGAAAGGCCGCAGCCTCTACTGGAACTTCCCGAACCTTTGGGGAAACACCGGTCCGGGTATCGGAGCGACCTGCACGATCCGCCAAGGGGACTGGAAACTGATCTATTATTATGAGACCGGAAAGAAAGAATTGTTCAACATCCCCGACGATATAGGAGAAAAGAACGACCTGTCCGCCACTCATCCCAAACTGGTAAAGAAGCTATCCAAAGACCTGGGCAAGCAATTACGTAAAATGGATGCCCAACGTCCTTCATTCAAAGCAACAGGTAAACCCTGCCCCTGGCCGGACGAGATATAA
- a CDS encoding sulfatase family protein — MKRRTFLASIGFGCAVPSSFLNAEVLNNAISNRDLHYIDPRLEKIYEKEFGGKTVLEKNCLTDRNILLITSDQHHYMCMGYNNPQIKTPNLDRLAKMGIIFDRAYCNNPTSTPTRASIITGKYASQHGAWSLGTKLPENELTVGDCFQKAGYRTALIGKAHFQPLKGSEEYPSCEAYPILQEFDFWRKFNGPFYGFEHVELTRNHTDEPHVGQHYGIWLEDNGCTNWRDWFRKPTGISDPQYHVWNIPEKYHYDTWIAERTNKMLEGYKEKNAKFFLWASFFDPHPSYLVPEPWASMYKPEDMDVPEFTPGEFDDKPVHFKLTQTRNPDFSYLKEEGEDRPSWVHGAHSQLSTKESRARNMATYYGMISMMDHYIGKILDKLDELDLTKNTVIVFTSDHGHFYGQHGLIAKAIHHYEDLLRVPCIVAVPGGEKAGGRSSAMLSTVDLAQTFLSLAGITQPLTMTGIDQSEVWCGKKEKARTHVLVENHFQPTKFYAKSYIDEQYKLTIYMNQTYGELFDLINDPKELKNLWDVPEAKELKSNLLLKMLHAELEKEPLFMPRIAPA; from the coding sequence ATGAAAAGACGTACCTTTTTAGCATCAATAGGTTTTGGCTGTGCCGTCCCTTCTTCCTTTCTGAATGCAGAGGTTTTGAATAATGCTATTTCCAACAGGGATCTGCATTATATCGATCCTCGTCTCGAAAAGATTTATGAAAAAGAGTTCGGAGGAAAAACGGTACTGGAAAAGAACTGCCTGACCGATCGTAATATTCTATTGATTACGAGTGATCAGCATCACTATATGTGTATGGGATATAATAACCCTCAGATAAAGACACCCAATCTGGACAGGTTAGCTAAAATGGGTATCATCTTCGACAGGGCTTATTGTAACAACCCGACCAGTACACCGACCCGTGCCAGTATTATTACAGGTAAATATGCCAGTCAGCACGGTGCCTGGTCACTGGGAACCAAGCTTCCTGAAAATGAGCTTACCGTCGGCGATTGTTTCCAAAAGGCCGGATACCGTACAGCCCTGATCGGCAAAGCCCATTTCCAACCGTTGAAAGGAAGTGAAGAATATCCTTCCTGCGAAGCATACCCAATATTACAGGAATTTGACTTCTGGCGTAAGTTCAACGGTCCTTTCTATGGATTCGAGCACGTAGAACTTACCCGTAATCATACCGACGAACCGCATGTAGGACAACATTACGGTATCTGGCTGGAAGACAACGGCTGTACGAACTGGCGTGACTGGTTCCGTAAACCGACAGGGATCAGCGACCCTCAATACCATGTCTGGAACATTCCCGAAAAGTACCATTACGATACCTGGATCGCAGAACGTACCAATAAGATGCTGGAAGGGTATAAAGAAAAAAATGCAAAGTTCTTCCTCTGGGCGAGCTTCTTCGACCCACATCCCAGCTATCTGGTACCTGAGCCATGGGCTTCCATGTACAAACCGGAAGATATGGATGTGCCAGAATTTACACCCGGAGAATTCGATGATAAACCGGTTCATTTTAAATTGACGCAAACACGCAATCCTGATTTCTCTTATCTGAAAGAAGAGGGCGAAGACAGACCGTCATGGGTTCACGGAGCTCATTCGCAGCTCTCTACAAAAGAGTCGAGAGCCCGGAATATGGCCACTTATTATGGTATGATCTCCATGATGGACCATTACATAGGCAAGATACTGGATAAACTGGATGAATTGGATTTGACAAAGAATACAGTTATCGTTTTCACCTCCGACCATGGTCATTTCTACGGTCAGCACGGACTGATAGCGAAAGCGATCCATCATTATGAAGACCTGCTCCGTGTCCCCTGTATCGTAGCCGTCCCGGGAGGGGAAAAGGCAGGCGGGCGTTCATCGGCGATGTTATCGACAGTCGATCTGGCACAGACATTCCTAAGTCTCGCGGGTATCACTCAACCGCTAACGATGACAGGTATAGATCAGAGTGAAGTATGGTGCGGTAAAAAAGAAAAGGCCAGGACACACGTTCTTGTTGAAAACCATTTCCAACCGACCAAATTTTATGCTAAAAGCTATATAGATGAGCAATATAAGCTCACAATTTATATGAATCAAACGTATGGCGAGTTGTTCGATCTGATTAACGACCCTAAAGAGTTGAAAAACCTGTGGGATGTCCCGGAAGCAAAAGAACTGAAATCAAATCTGTTATTAAAAATGCTCCATGCCGAACTGGAAAAGGAGCCTTTGTTCATGCCTCGTATCGCTCCGGCATAA